A window of the Pedobacter frigiditerrae genome harbors these coding sequences:
- a CDS encoding TlpA disulfide reductase family protein, translating into MKKLILSAFCLLPLGLMAQQAFTIQGKVGSLNEPAKAFLVYKVGTNSITDSATLKNGAFEFKGSVDGVTSASIRVKHDATPVDPKKRVPSDLITVFLEKATIKVEAADSIKYAKITGSKVNDDNAKYIALFKPMNDNVNALMKEYNTYTPEQKKDTTFMKPFMAKYTAANKDREPLTKKFAEENLNSYMGLVAFRAIMGYDIDPKIVEPQFLKYAAEYRASALGKNIANTIEGAKKTAIGVIAPDFAQHDPEGKVVKLSDFKGKYVLVDFWAAWCGPCRAENPNVVAAFNKFKDKNFTVFGVSFDGGSTGTTKEQWLEAVEKDKLTWTHVSELKGWENDARYQYGIQGIPANFLIDPTGKIVGKSLRGEALHKKLEELLAVKSK; encoded by the coding sequence ATGAAAAAATTAATTTTATCTGCTTTTTGCCTTTTACCACTAGGCTTAATGGCACAGCAAGCTTTTACCATTCAAGGTAAAGTTGGCTCTTTAAATGAACCTGCAAAAGCATTTTTAGTTTATAAAGTAGGCACAAATAGCATTACAGATTCTGCAACATTAAAAAATGGTGCATTTGAATTCAAAGGTTCTGTTGATGGTGTAACTTCTGCATCCATTAGAGTTAAACATGACGCAACACCCGTTGACCCCAAAAAACGTGTCCCATCAGATTTAATTACTGTATTTCTTGAAAAAGCAACTATAAAAGTTGAAGCAGCTGATTCTATCAAATATGCAAAAATTACTGGCTCTAAGGTGAATGACGATAATGCAAAATATATCGCATTGTTTAAACCAATGAATGATAATGTAAATGCATTAATGAAAGAATATAATACATATACACCAGAACAGAAAAAAGATACAACTTTTATGAAACCTTTTATGGCTAAGTACACTGCTGCCAATAAGGATAGAGAACCTTTAACTAAGAAATTTGCTGAAGAAAACTTGAACTCTTATATGGGCTTAGTTGCTTTCAGAGCTATAATGGGATATGATATTGATCCAAAAATTGTAGAGCCTCAGTTTTTAAAATATGCTGCTGAATATAGAGCATCTGCTTTAGGAAAGAATATTGCGAACACAATTGAAGGTGCTAAAAAAACCGCAATTGGCGTAATAGCGCCAGATTTTGCGCAACATGATCCTGAAGGTAAAGTAGTGAAGCTGTCAGATTTTAAAGGGAAATATGTGTTGGTTGATTTTTGGGCAGCTTGGTGTGGCCCTTGTAGAGCTGAAAATCCAAATGTAGTTGCTGCTTTTAATAAATTCAAAGATAAAAACTTTACCGTTTTCGGTGTATCTTTTGATGGAGGTTCTACAGGAACCACCAAAGAACAGTGGTTAGAAGCAGTTGAAAAGGACAAATTAACTTGGACGCATGTTTCTGAATTAAAAGGATGGGAGAATGACGCTAGATACCAATATGGTATTCAAGGTATCCCTGCAAACTTCTTAATTGACCCTACTGGCAAAATTGTAGGAAAGAGTTTAAGAGGTGAAGCTTTACACAAAAAATTAGAGGAACTTTTAGCTGTTAAATCAAAATAG
- a CDS encoding ATP-binding protein, whose translation MQETIKRNITKHITIQKNKFPIVAVTGPRQSGKTTLLKGIFDDYRYISLENPDLRAFALEDPNAFLKEYDDKVIFDEVQRAPQLFSYLQGIVDESKKMGQFILSGSQNFHLMQGITQSLAGRVALFKLLPFDFDELTANGLLEEKYEDACVKGFYPAIYDRGIKPNVYFANYIQTYIEKDVTELLSIRDMRAFRTFIALCANQAGQLLNLSALANACNISQPTAKNWLSVLESSYIIFLLQPYYENFNKRQVKTPKLYFYDTGLLCHLLKIKSGDGLTLNRLKGSIFENMIVTEFMKKSNHNYLNDEYYFWQDSHANEVDLLEPTADGFSVFEIKATQTINADLFKNLDKFEINASPKPVEKTLIYGGSENQKRSKHKVLSWKSIG comes from the coding sequence ATGCAAGAAACAATTAAAAGAAATATCACTAAGCATATAACAATTCAAAAGAACAAGTTTCCTATTGTGGCGGTAACGGGGCCAAGGCAATCAGGAAAGACCACCTTGCTTAAAGGTATATTTGATGATTATCGTTATATTTCACTGGAAAACCCAGATTTAAGAGCTTTTGCTTTAGAAGACCCTAATGCTTTTTTAAAAGAATATGATGATAAAGTAATTTTTGATGAAGTACAACGTGCACCTCAGCTTTTTTCTTATTTGCAAGGCATTGTTGATGAATCGAAAAAAATGGGACAATTTATTTTGTCTGGCTCGCAAAATTTTCACTTAATGCAAGGTATAACTCAGAGTTTAGCTGGAAGGGTTGCTTTGTTTAAGTTACTTCCATTTGATTTTGATGAACTCACAGCCAACGGCTTATTGGAAGAAAAATATGAGGATGCTTGTGTAAAGGGCTTTTATCCAGCTATATATGATAGAGGCATAAAGCCGAATGTATATTTTGCTAATTATATTCAAACTTACATAGAGAAAGATGTAACCGAACTTTTGAGCATTCGTGATATGCGAGCTTTTAGAACCTTTATTGCTTTATGTGCAAATCAAGCGGGACAACTGCTTAACTTAAGTGCATTGGCAAATGCATGTAATATATCTCAGCCTACCGCTAAAAACTGGCTATCAGTTTTAGAGAGTAGTTACATTATTTTCCTTTTACAACCTTATTATGAAAACTTTAATAAGCGACAGGTAAAAACTCCCAAATTGTATTTCTATGATACAGGCTTACTTTGTCACCTTTTGAAAATTAAAAGTGGTGATGGCTTGACTTTAAACAGATTAAAAGGGAGCATTTTTGAAAATATGATTGTGACCGAATTCATGAAGAAAAGCAATCATAATTATTTAAACGATGAATATTATTTTTGGCAAGATAGCCATGCCAATGAAGTTGATTTGCTTGAGCCTACAGCAGATGGCTTTTCTGTGTTTGAAATTAAGGCAACACAAACTATAAATGCCGATTTGTTTAAAAATCTAGATAAATTTGAGATAAATGCTAGCCCAAAACCCGTGGAAAAAACATTGATTTATGGAGGTTCTGAAAATCAGAAAAGAAGTAAGCATAAGGTTTTAAGTTGGAAAAGCATAGGTTGA
- a CDS encoding formimidoylglutamase: MSLSDFFSPINPEKFSPKQGFLTSQLGLKANFYTERFPELEDKAFDIAIFGVNDDRGAVNNNGCALGADHFREQFYALNEGTFNSKIIDLGNIIAGKEVSDTYFAVKTVVAELIKLNILPVIIGGGQDLTYAQYMAYESLEQKVDLVVVDSRFDLDEDKDEGVATTSNSYLSKIFLHQPNYLFNYSNIGYQTYFVNQDSLRVMDKLYFDVHRLGEFLPDITLTEPILRNANMISFDLGAIRSGDAGANINSGPNGFYGEDACRITRYAGMNDKLTSIGFYEFNPAYDRNGQTAMLLAQMVWYFIDGFYNRKQDFPLTPKSQYIIYRASLKDGSGEMNFVKSKRSDRWWMQVPYPTGISKNERYHLVPCRYDDYNTAVNGEMPDLWWRTYQKLS; this comes from the coding sequence ATGTCTTTATCAGATTTTTTTTCGCCAATTAACCCAGAAAAGTTTAGTCCCAAGCAGGGATTTTTAACTAGCCAACTAGGGTTAAAGGCAAATTTTTATACCGAACGTTTCCCAGAATTGGAAGATAAAGCGTTTGATATTGCCATTTTTGGTGTAAATGATGATAGGGGTGCGGTAAATAATAACGGTTGTGCGTTAGGTGCCGACCATTTTAGAGAGCAATTTTACGCCTTAAACGAAGGTACTTTTAACAGTAAAATAATCGATTTAGGAAATATCATTGCTGGCAAAGAAGTTTCAGATACTTATTTCGCTGTTAAAACAGTTGTAGCAGAGCTGATAAAATTGAATATTCTGCCTGTAATTATTGGCGGCGGTCAAGATTTAACCTATGCGCAATACATGGCGTATGAAAGTTTGGAGCAAAAAGTTGATTTAGTAGTTGTAGATTCTAGATTTGACTTAGATGAAGATAAAGATGAAGGAGTTGCAACAACTTCAAATTCGTACTTAAGCAAGATTTTCCTTCATCAACCTAACTATTTGTTTAACTATAGTAATATTGGTTATCAAACTTATTTTGTAAATCAAGATAGTTTGAGAGTAATGGATAAGCTTTATTTTGATGTTCATCGTTTAGGAGAGTTTTTGCCAGACATTACCTTAACTGAGCCAATTCTTCGCAATGCGAATATGATTAGCTTCGATTTAGGCGCTATTCGTTCTGGCGATGCTGGTGCTAATATTAATTCTGGTCCGAATGGATTTTATGGTGAGGATGCTTGCAGAATTACCCGTTATGCAGGAATGAATGATAAATTAACATCTATCGGTTTTTATGAATTTAATCCGGCATACGATAGAAACGGACAGACAGCTATGTTATTAGCGCAAATGGTTTGGTATTTTATTGATGGATTTTATAACCGTAAACAAGATTTTCCACTGACCCCTAAATCTCAATATATCATTTACAGGGCAAGCTTAAAGGATGGTTCTGGCGAAATGAATTTTGTGAAAAGTAAACGTTCAGACCGTTGGTGGATGCAAGTTCCATATCCGACAGGTATTTCAAAAAATGAAAGATATCACCTTGTGCCATGCAGATATGATGATTATAACACCGCTGTTAATGGAGAAATGCCCGATTTATGGTGGCGAACCTACCAAAAGTTATCTTAA
- a CDS encoding NAD-dependent epimerase/dehydratase family protein translates to MILVTGATGFLGAELIHQLTAQNLKVRALKRETSKIPDLLKDNSLIEWFVADINEPETLSDAFENVNQVYHCAAFISFDPKDKAKLLKVNIEGTSNIVNLCADFNVRLVHVSSIAALGNAKKGAQITEKDFWEYDSKVHAYAISKYEGEMEVWRGIAEGLDAVIVNPAVIIGKNAGFEGSGAIFKLVKDGLKFYTDGATGIVDVADVAKSMIALMNSEITAERYTLSADNLNYKDFFAEIADGFGIKKPSTEAKPWMLGIAWRAAKIASIFTRKAPALTRDAARSSFNLSYYSNEKIRTAIGIEFKPLKQSIAEVCKALK, encoded by the coding sequence ATGATACTGGTAACCGGCGCTACAGGATTTTTAGGTGCAGAATTAATTCATCAATTAACTGCTCAAAATTTAAAGGTAAGAGCGTTAAAAAGAGAGACTTCTAAAATTCCAGATTTATTAAAAGATAACTCGCTTATTGAATGGTTTGTTGCTGATATAAATGAACCCGAAACCTTATCTGACGCTTTTGAAAATGTAAATCAGGTTTACCACTGTGCAGCTTTTATTTCCTTCGACCCAAAAGACAAAGCAAAATTGTTAAAAGTAAACATCGAAGGAACTTCAAATATTGTAAATCTTTGCGCCGATTTTAATGTTCGATTAGTTCACGTAAGCTCCATTGCCGCATTAGGAAACGCCAAAAAAGGAGCACAAATTACCGAGAAAGATTTTTGGGAATACGATTCGAAAGTTCACGCTTATGCCATTTCGAAATATGAAGGTGAAATGGAAGTTTGGCGTGGCATTGCCGAAGGATTAGACGCTGTTATTGTAAATCCGGCAGTAATTATTGGTAAAAATGCAGGTTTCGAAGGAAGTGGTGCAATTTTTAAATTGGTAAAAGATGGCTTGAAATTTTATACCGATGGCGCAACAGGAATTGTTGATGTAGCAGATGTTGCCAAAAGCATGATTGCCTTAATGAACAGCGAAATTACCGCAGAGCGATATACTTTATCTGCTGATAACCTGAATTATAAAGATTTTTTTGCCGAAATTGCCGATGGTTTTGGAATTAAAAAACCAAGTACAGAAGCTAAACCTTGGATGCTGGGCATTGCTTGGAGAGCTGCAAAAATAGCTTCTATTTTTACCAGAAAAGCCCCAGCCCTAACCAGAGATGCCGCTCGAAGCAGTTTTAATTTGAGCTATTACAGCAATGAAAAAATTAGAACTGCCATCGGAATTGAATTTAAACCTCTTAAACAAAGCATAGCTGAAGTTTGCAAAGCTTTGAAATAA
- a CDS encoding HAD-IB family phosphatase encodes MKQQNYYIIDFDSTFTQVEALDELARISLNKHPDKEAIFKKIEDYTNLAMEGKLSFSESLAKRVQLLEANEDHLKQLITRLKKKVSASFSRNAAFFKKHADEVLIVSGGFKEFITPVVSQYHIKKENIYANTFVTTGDGKIIDYDHSNPLSEEGGKVKLIGQMGLQGELYGIGDGYSDYQLRESGLIKKFYAFTENIARESIVSKADHVTPSFDEFLYVNNLPRAISYPKNRILCLVVGDIPKESIDLLKKDGFSIRHKTSFEEKYVADVGMILLADGEKIEQEKLERAVKLKTIGYLGSAKNKLSFQTCTDMGIVVFDDPKSNPRSASFIPKRVIDFMNKGTTYMSSNFPNLQLPAIDKSHRLIHIHKNVPGIMAQINTIFAKHNINIVGQFLMTNPTLGYAITDINAEYDKQLFKSLKKIENTIKFRVLY; translated from the coding sequence ATGAAACAACAAAACTACTACATCATTGATTTTGACAGCACCTTTACACAAGTAGAAGCTTTAGATGAACTGGCCCGTATCTCCTTAAATAAACATCCTGACAAGGAAGCAATCTTTAAAAAAATTGAAGATTATACCAATTTAGCAATGGAAGGAAAACTTTCATTTTCTGAAAGCTTGGCAAAACGCGTACAATTATTAGAGGCAAATGAAGACCATTTAAAGCAACTGATTACCCGTTTAAAGAAGAAAGTTTCGGCTTCCTTTTCTCGTAATGCGGCATTCTTTAAAAAACACGCTGATGAAGTTTTAATAGTTTCTGGCGGATTTAAAGAATTCATCACGCCAGTTGTAAGTCAGTATCACATTAAAAAAGAGAACATTTATGCCAACACTTTCGTAACCACAGGTGATGGAAAAATTATAGATTACGACCACTCAAATCCTTTAAGTGAAGAAGGCGGAAAAGTAAAACTAATTGGCCAGATGGGTTTACAGGGCGAATTGTATGGTATTGGAGATGGGTATTCAGATTATCAACTTCGTGAAAGTGGGTTGATAAAAAAATTCTATGCTTTTACAGAAAACATTGCAAGGGAAAGCATCGTTTCAAAAGCCGACCATGTTACACCAAGTTTTGATGAGTTTTTGTATGTAAATAATTTGCCAAGGGCGATATCATATCCTAAGAACAGAATTCTTTGCTTGGTTGTTGGAGATATTCCAAAAGAAAGTATCGACCTTCTGAAAAAAGATGGATTTTCAATTAGACATAAAACCTCTTTCGAGGAAAAATATGTTGCCGATGTAGGTATGATTTTATTAGCCGATGGCGAAAAAATTGAACAAGAAAAATTAGAACGTGCTGTTAAGCTAAAAACCATCGGTTATTTGGGAAGCGCTAAAAACAAGCTTTCTTTTCAAACTTGTACTGATATGGGAATTGTGGTTTTCGACGACCCAAAAAGCAATCCAAGAAGTGCCTCTTTTATTCCGAAACGTGTAATTGATTTTATGAATAAGGGTACCACTTATATGAGCAGCAACTTCCCTAATTTACAATTACCAGCTATTGATAAATCGCACCGTTTAATTCACATCCACAAAAACGTTCCTGGAATTATGGCGCAAATCAATACGATATTTGCCAAACACAACATCAACATTGTTGGACAATTTCTAATGACAAATCCAACTTTAGGTTACGCCATAACAGATATTAATGCCGAATATGATAAACAATTGTTTAAATCGTTAAAGAAGATTGAGAACACCATTAAGTTTAGGGTGTTGTATTAA
- a CDS encoding tryptophan 2,3-dioxygenase family protein, which yields MDFTPQIKDKLDKLQEKYEAMGQDMASYLDGLLYADFLTYWDYIHLDTLLSLQSPKTPFPDEEIFIMYHQITELYFKLSLHECRQIAEHSELTAQFFTERVKRINAYFNALTTSFEVMVNGMEKEQFLKFRMSLLPASGFQSGQYRMIEISATDFTQLVDKSQREALRNNTIEEKFEHIYWKFGATELSSGKQTLTLKQFIKKYAAQFLALAKEREHTNFSALYHQLKEKGEDVSQLAEELRKLDLYVNVEWPLSHYKSAVRYLEKDPVDIAATGGTNWQKYLPPRFQKRIFYPFLWTEEQMEEWGKGWVLSVLQTLRK from the coding sequence ATGGATTTTACACCACAAATAAAAGACAAACTAGACAAGCTTCAAGAAAAGTACGAAGCGATGGGTCAGGATATGGCATCTTACCTAGACGGTTTGTTATATGCAGATTTTTTAACCTATTGGGATTATATCCATTTAGATACTTTACTGAGTTTACAAAGCCCCAAAACTCCTTTCCCTGATGAAGAGATTTTTATCATGTATCATCAGATTACGGAATTGTATTTTAAACTTTCTTTACACGAATGCAGGCAAATTGCAGAACACTCTGAATTAACTGCTCAATTTTTCACAGAACGTGTAAAACGGATTAATGCTTATTTTAATGCCTTAACCACTTCTTTTGAAGTAATGGTTAATGGAATGGAGAAAGAGCAATTTTTAAAGTTCAGAATGTCTTTATTGCCTGCAAGCGGTTTTCAATCTGGCCAATACCGAATGATAGAAATTAGTGCCACAGACTTTACCCAATTGGTTGATAAAAGTCAGCGAGAAGCGCTAAGAAACAATACCATCGAAGAGAAATTTGAACACATTTATTGGAAGTTTGGTGCTACAGAATTATCGAGTGGCAAGCAAACCTTAACCTTAAAACAGTTCATTAAAAAATACGCAGCACAATTTCTAGCTTTAGCCAAAGAACGAGAACACACCAACTTTTCTGCTTTATATCATCAGCTAAAAGAAAAAGGGGAAGATGTAAGCCAATTGGCTGAAGAATTACGAAAACTAGACCTTTATGTAAACGTAGAGTGGCCTTTATCTCATTATAAATCAGCTGTGCGTTATTTAGAAAAAGACCCTGTAGATATTGCTGCCACCGGCGGAACGAATTGGCAGAAATATTTGCCTCCGCGTTTTCAAAAGCGAATTTTTTATCCCTTTTTATGGACCGAAGAACAAATGGAAGAATGGGGTAAAGGATGGGTGCTTAGTGTATTACAAACACTTCGAAAATGA
- a CDS encoding branched-chain amino acid aminotransferase, whose amino-acid sequence MIDTLQIKITESSNPRLAETEFKDIPFGKIFTDHMFMADFEDGEWKNLQILPYGPIPMSPAISALHYGQAIFEGMKAYRLPNGEVSVFRADKNFERFNISADRIAMPTIPEEIFMQAISTLINIDKGWVPTQENYSLYLRPVMFATDSALGVKASDTYKFVLLATPTGPYYTNALKVKIETKYTRANEGGVGYAKTAGNYARSLYPFAEAQKEGFDQLLWTDSATHTLIEESGAANVMFVLDGKLITAAVSETILNGVTRDTIIALAKDRGITVEERKVTIAEIVEGAKNGKLTEAFAVGTAATVTQIGEIGYQGELYKLSDASTRTISTSLAKELNDIRNGLTEDRFGWNWIV is encoded by the coding sequence GTGATAGATACTTTACAAATTAAGATTACAGAAAGCAGCAATCCGAGATTAGCTGAAACAGAATTTAAAGATATCCCATTCGGAAAAATTTTTACAGACCATATGTTTATGGCCGATTTTGAAGATGGAGAATGGAAGAATTTGCAGATTTTACCTTACGGACCAATTCCAATGAGCCCTGCAATTTCTGCTTTACATTATGGTCAGGCAATTTTTGAAGGAATGAAAGCTTATCGTTTGCCAAATGGCGAAGTAAGTGTTTTTAGAGCTGATAAAAACTTTGAACGTTTTAATATTTCTGCTGATAGAATTGCAATGCCAACTATTCCGGAAGAGATTTTTATGCAAGCTATTTCTACCTTAATTAATATCGATAAAGGTTGGGTACCTACGCAAGAAAATTACTCGTTGTACTTAAGACCCGTAATGTTTGCAACAGACTCAGCTCTTGGCGTAAAAGCAAGTGATACTTATAAATTTGTTTTGTTGGCTACACCAACCGGACCATATTATACGAATGCTTTAAAAGTTAAAATAGAAACTAAATATACCCGTGCAAATGAAGGTGGTGTTGGTTATGCTAAAACTGCTGGTAATTATGCTCGCTCTTTATATCCTTTTGCAGAAGCGCAAAAAGAAGGTTTCGACCAATTACTTTGGACAGATTCTGCAACCCATACTTTAATTGAAGAATCTGGTGCAGCTAACGTAATGTTTGTTTTAGATGGCAAATTAATTACTGCTGCAGTAAGCGAAACTATTTTAAATGGCGTAACTCGTGATACCATTATTGCTTTAGCAAAAGACAGAGGAATTACTGTTGAGGAAAGAAAAGTAACCATCGCAGAAATTGTTGAAGGCGCTAAAAATGGAAAATTAACCGAAGCTTTTGCAGTTGGTACCGCAGCTACTGTTACTCAAATTGGTGAGATTGGTTATCAAGGCGAACTTTATAAATTAAGTGACGCAAGTACTCGTACCATTTCTACTAGCCTTGCAAAAGAATTAAACGATATCAGAAACGGATTAACTGAAGATAGATTTGGTTGGAACTGGATTGTTTAA
- a CDS encoding MiaB/RimO family radical SAM methylthiotransferase translates to MIDLQLTDKKHDEERQGEALVLENLKKSDGRKLYIESYGCQMNFADSEIVASILADTGFETTGDYHQADVIFINTCSIRENAETRVRNRLSQFGVEKRRNPKLIVGVLGCMAERLKAKFLEEEKLVDVVVGPDAYRDLPGLISQVEEGHKAVNVILSREETYADVSPVRLNSNGITAFVTIMRGCDNMCSFCVVPFTRGRERSRDPFSIINECRDLFENGYREVTLLGQNVDSYHWTKPKADQAVANDLADEMNTLTGDALLEALTNKTDLPGTRRDENAIAEEGSMNFAQLLALVAEISPELRVRFSTSHPKDITDEVLYTIAKYDNICNYIHLPVQSGNSRILALMNRTYTREWYMNRIDAIRRIIPGCAISADIIAGFCTETEEEHQDTLSIMDYARYNFAYTFSYSERPGTLAARKYTDDVPEDVKARRLAEIFKKQQEDSLACLEDFVGKTVKVLIEGYSKKSDKEYRGRNDENAMVVFPVSDLVKPGDYANVYVERCTSATLLGKIV, encoded by the coding sequence ATGATTGATTTACAGCTTACGGATAAGAAACACGATGAAGAGCGCCAAGGAGAGGCTTTAGTTTTAGAAAACCTAAAAAAAAGCGACGGTAGAAAACTGTACATTGAAAGTTATGGTTGCCAAATGAATTTTGCAGATAGTGAAATCGTTGCATCTATTTTAGCAGATACAGGTTTTGAAACTACTGGAGATTATCATCAAGCAGATGTTATCTTCATCAATACTTGTTCTATTCGCGAAAACGCCGAAACTCGTGTTCGTAATCGCTTATCGCAATTCGGCGTAGAGAAAAGAAGAAATCCGAAATTAATTGTTGGTGTTTTAGGCTGCATGGCCGAACGTTTAAAAGCTAAATTTTTAGAAGAAGAAAAATTAGTTGATGTGGTTGTTGGTCCAGATGCATATCGCGATTTGCCAGGCTTAATTAGTCAGGTAGAAGAAGGGCATAAAGCCGTAAACGTAATTTTATCTCGTGAAGAAACGTATGCAGATGTTAGTCCGGTTCGTTTAAACAGCAACGGCATTACTGCTTTTGTAACCATTATGCGTGGTTGCGATAACATGTGTTCTTTCTGTGTTGTGCCATTTACACGTGGTCGTGAGCGTAGTAGAGACCCATTTTCTATCATTAACGAATGTAGAGATTTGTTCGAAAATGGCTATCGCGAAGTTACTTTGTTAGGTCAAAACGTAGATTCTTACCATTGGACAAAGCCAAAAGCTGACCAAGCTGTAGCCAATGATTTGGCCGATGAAATGAACACCTTAACTGGAGATGCTTTATTAGAAGCTTTAACTAATAAAACAGATTTACCAGGAACACGCAGAGATGAAAATGCAATTGCAGAAGAAGGCTCTATGAATTTTGCACAATTATTAGCTTTAGTAGCAGAGATTAGTCCAGAATTACGAGTGCGTTTTTCTACATCGCATCCAAAAGACATTACTGATGAAGTTTTATATACCATAGCTAAATACGATAACATTTGCAATTACATTCACTTGCCTGTTCAATCTGGTAATTCGAGGATTTTGGCTCTAATGAATCGTACTTATACCCGCGAATGGTACATGAACAGAATTGATGCCATCCGCAGAATTATTCCAGGTTGTGCCATCTCGGCGGATATCATCGCAGGTTTCTGCACCGAAACAGAAGAGGAACACCAAGATACGTTGAGCATTATGGATTATGCGAGATACAATTTTGCTTATACTTTCTCTTACTCAGAACGCCCAGGAACTTTAGCTGCACGTAAATATACAGATGATGTTCCAGAAGATGTTAAAGCCCGTAGATTGGCAGAAATATTCAAGAAACAACAAGAAGACTCACTGGCTTGTTTAGAAGATTTTGTTGGCAAAACAGTTAAGGTTTTAATTGAAGGTTACTCTAAAAAGTCAGACAAGGAATATAGAGGCCGTAATGACGAAAATGCAATGGTTGTTTTCCCTGTTTCAGATTTGGTAAAACCAGGAGACTATGCAAATGTTTATGTGGAGAGGTGTACATCGGCTACTTTGTTGGGAAAAATTGTTTAA